A DNA window from Arachis duranensis cultivar V14167 chromosome 3, aradu.V14167.gnm2.J7QH, whole genome shotgun sequence contains the following coding sequences:
- the LOC110278590 gene encoding uncharacterized protein LOC110278590, whose translation MYRHRRRRRCRAVATATAIATTTAIHLLDASTNATTCFDNLFSRCLFCRCVSADRETVTFEKEPMPLIPASGEESDEKQSFSSKNRFSSRNAFPSTISLR comes from the exons aTGTA CCGTCACCGTCGCCGTCGCCGTTGTCGTGCCGTCGCTACCGCCACTGCCATCGCCACCACTACAGCCATTCATCTCCTTGATGCAAGCACCAATGCCACCACGTGCTTCGACAATCTCTTCTCCCGTTGTCTCTTCTGTCGATGCGTCTCCGCAGATCGCGAGACGGTAACTTTTGAGAAAGAACCCATGCCTTTGATCCCCGCCAGCGGCGAAGAAAGCGACGAAAAGCAAAGCTTCTCCTCCAAAAACAGATTCTCTTCCCGCAATGCTTTTCCAAGTACGATTTCGTTAAG GTGA